A genomic region of Leptolyngbya sp. NIES-2104 contains the following coding sequences:
- a CDS encoding caspase family protein, protein MPRALDRSTLLETGQAKLWFLLIGVNRYKDPDLPSLHYCAIDCQGLSEALIDATQAFPNRSMQIRHDFGVPATLSQVRDSLMSIVQSAQPSDTVFIYFSGHSSLDSNTRQPILCLTDTQTSDLLNTGLSVTELLEQLNRCTATQQILCLDACHSQEAPTVQLTRALREYAAQHSDFSALLSCDQTQQAWEFPELGHGVFTYCLMQGLRGAAADKTGAIDTERLYKYVYHQTLKYIDKHNQQVRLINHQLRQRNEIELQSEYSLQTPKRVGAKPLIVGVKPMSIAIPSRQAIILDTFPHHKLTLQLSQLLRSGFELAYHSDDWETVRSSIQSKLQTPEATTVLLYLRAKVGTTAEGEPCVILGTERISRSWLRHALRHCTIPHQIIILDCPGASDLSDWLEELQREEGQCLIAAASPRNDGELFARSLVETLQKVDRRSSYSIATWITQIRFAIAGKVALHAWLSGSQQVIELFSGQQPSHPKSKTGMCPYRGLQAFTEEDAAFFYGREALTHQLLQAVQKYACVAVIGASGSGKSSLVQAGLMAQLRQGKRVLGSEDWWMGRMCPGSLPFEALSYCLAGSEQEQIEGLVYQGTEGLVQWLRTRSEPMVLLVIDQFEELFTLCSEPVRQDFLNIILEVLEYTNDRFKLVLTLRADSVAAGLEIPQLAAILQRSSILVPPGLSDEEYYDVIVRPAEQVGIDVEPGLVEVLLQELDRTPSDLPILEFVLQQLWEHRQKDVLTLESYWSQIGGLQGALENRAQAIFHELEPDEQRCARRIFLSLIQIGEGTEHTRRRVLRSDLSRYPQELIDRTLQSLSAAKLITINDERIELAHEVLIRYWSTLRWWIDDHRKQLKVQQSIDQSAVEWKKSNRSPELLLRGMQLAEAEELYAKSDDELSQNTEALIQSSLDARQGDRITLKRHLRRAQHTIASIGAIALAAFGLGAFAVWNQRNAQVREIQALSTSSEALLNSNRQLESLTTAIKAGRQLQQLDQPWNSIPIDVRTSAIASLQQSFSRTQEANRLSGHTQAVNDVRMSSDGQLIATVGNDNLVKLWNREGQLIRDLTGHSDRVLAVAFSPDNQRIATSSADKTIKFWNRDGALIQTLSGHEDWVTAIQFSSDNRSLISSSRDSTIKLWNLEKFKEVQTWRGHKGWVNSVSFGQGNEFVSAGEDGTVKFWRTDRSNALKSFTVHKEGVTSVVIAPNGQSFLTSGDNAAKLWTLNGKEIAAFEGHRDRVNTASYSPDGKTIATGSVDRTIRLWNLKGELLETIQGHEGTITHISFSPAGTQLLSASTDKTARIWQVNPVPRLNTGFSAMSVSADGRIIAIAAPDNTIQLQNSTDFLLLTGHTAPITQVQISPDDSLLISASADKTIRLWNISTGELIRTIAGHNERVTALSFSPDRESFASASTDRTIKIWSIEGDLRTILQGHTNEVTTIAYSSTGQLASGSADNTVRLWDIDRRTSTILGKHNGIVSALAFSPDGKTLASASRDSTIQLWSVEDAKLRRTLTGHSSSVNTLSFNQDGSVLASGSDDTSIRLWNPETGDPVAALVGTQDRVVSVVFQPDELLSTSDRLGLTRWNLNLNSLIDQSCDRARFYLRSQSSNLCN, encoded by the coding sequence ATGCCCCGCGCTCTCGACCGTTCAACCCTTCTCGAAACCGGACAAGCCAAACTCTGGTTCTTATTAATCGGTGTGAATCGCTACAAAGATCCCGATCTTCCCTCGCTGCATTACTGCGCGATCGATTGTCAGGGACTTTCTGAAGCTCTGATCGATGCGACACAAGCCTTTCCAAATCGATCAATGCAAATTCGCCACGATTTTGGAGTGCCTGCGACTTTGAGCCAGGTGCGCGATAGTTTAATGTCGATCGTTCAATCAGCGCAACCTTCAGATACTGTCTTCATCTACTTTTCGGGTCATAGCTCCCTAGATTCCAACACTCGCCAACCGATTCTTTGTTTAACCGACACTCAGACATCAGACTTACTCAATACCGGGCTGAGTGTAACTGAACTTTTAGAACAGTTAAATCGTTGTACAGCGACTCAACAAATCTTATGTTTGGATGCTTGCCACAGCCAAGAAGCTCCCACCGTTCAGCTAACGAGAGCACTGAGAGAATACGCGGCACAACATTCAGATTTTTCTGCGTTACTCTCTTGTGATCAAACCCAACAAGCCTGGGAGTTTCCAGAACTAGGGCATGGTGTGTTTACTTATTGCTTGATGCAGGGATTGAGAGGAGCCGCAGCAGACAAAACCGGAGCGATCGACACTGAGCGATTGTACAAATACGTTTATCACCAAACACTAAAGTACATTGATAAGCACAATCAACAAGTTCGATTGATCAATCACCAGTTAAGACAACGAAACGAAATAGAGCTTCAATCTGAGTATTCCTTGCAGACTCCAAAGCGAGTCGGAGCAAAACCGCTAATTGTCGGTGTGAAACCGATGTCGATCGCGATCCCTTCTCGACAAGCAATTATTCTAGATACCTTTCCACATCACAAGTTAACGCTGCAACTGAGTCAACTTCTTCGATCTGGATTCGAGTTAGCTTATCATTCCGACGATTGGGAAACCGTACGATCGAGCATTCAATCTAAGCTACAAACTCCTGAAGCGACCACGGTTTTACTGTATCTACGGGCGAAAGTTGGAACTACCGCAGAAGGCGAACCCTGTGTGATTTTGGGAACCGAGAGAATTTCTCGATCGTGGTTGCGTCATGCTCTGCGGCACTGTACAATTCCGCATCAGATCATCATTCTCGATTGTCCGGGTGCAAGCGATCTCTCTGATTGGCTTGAAGAGTTGCAGCGAGAGGAGGGACAGTGTTTGATCGCGGCGGCTTCTCCTCGGAATGATGGTGAATTGTTTGCGCGATCGCTGGTTGAAACCTTGCAGAAAGTCGATCGACGATCGAGCTATTCGATCGCCACCTGGATCACTCAGATTCGATTCGCGATCGCAGGAAAAGTCGCGCTCCATGCTTGGCTCTCCGGGTCACAGCAAGTGATCGAACTCTTTTCGGGTCAGCAACCATCTCACCCTAAATCAAAGACTGGTATGTGCCCTTATCGCGGCTTGCAAGCGTTTACAGAAGAAGATGCAGCGTTCTTTTACGGACGAGAGGCGCTAACTCATCAGCTTTTACAGGCAGTTCAGAAGTATGCTTGCGTGGCGGTGATTGGTGCCTCTGGGAGTGGAAAGTCTTCGCTTGTACAAGCGGGATTGATGGCGCAATTGCGACAAGGAAAGCGCGTTCTTGGGAGTGAAGATTGGTGGATGGGACGAATGTGTCCGGGAAGTCTACCGTTTGAGGCGCTTTCGTATTGTTTGGCAGGTTCAGAACAAGAACAGATTGAAGGCTTGGTTTACCAGGGAACTGAAGGATTGGTGCAATGGTTACGAACGCGATCGGAACCGATGGTGTTACTTGTGATTGATCAGTTTGAGGAACTATTCACGCTGTGTTCAGAACCCGTTCGGCAAGATTTTCTCAATATTATTCTTGAAGTTCTGGAATATACAAACGATCGCTTTAAGTTAGTTCTGACACTAAGAGCCGATTCGGTTGCAGCAGGTTTGGAAATTCCGCAGCTAGCGGCGATTCTTCAGCGATCGAGTATTCTAGTTCCACCCGGATTGAGCGATGAAGAATACTACGATGTGATTGTGCGACCTGCGGAACAAGTCGGAATCGATGTCGAGCCAGGACTAGTCGAGGTGTTGCTGCAAGAACTCGACCGAACTCCGAGTGATCTACCCATCTTAGAATTTGTTCTACAGCAGCTTTGGGAACACCGTCAAAAAGATGTGTTAACGCTTGAAAGTTACTGGTCACAAATTGGCGGATTGCAAGGGGCATTAGAGAATCGAGCACAAGCTATTTTCCATGAGCTTGAACCCGATGAGCAACGGTGCGCCCGACGGATCTTTTTATCCCTGATTCAAATCGGAGAAGGCACCGAACACACGCGCCGCAGAGTGTTGAGATCAGACCTCTCTCGCTATCCTCAAGAATTAATCGATCGAACATTACAATCTCTCAGTGCTGCAAAGCTCATCACAATCAATGATGAACGAATCGAGCTTGCTCACGAAGTTCTAATTCGATATTGGTCAACATTACGCTGGTGGATTGATGATCATCGCAAACAGTTGAAAGTTCAACAGTCGATCGATCAATCCGCGGTCGAGTGGAAAAAAAGCAATCGTTCCCCAGAATTGCTGCTACGAGGAATGCAACTCGCAGAAGCTGAAGAACTATACGCGAAGTCCGACGATGAACTATCCCAAAATACTGAAGCTCTAATTCAATCGAGTCTAGATGCACGTCAAGGCGATCGGATTACTCTAAAACGTCATCTCAGACGCGCTCAACACACGATCGCATCGATTGGGGCGATCGCGCTTGCGGCATTTGGTCTTGGAGCTTTTGCCGTATGGAATCAGCGCAATGCTCAAGTTCGAGAAATTCAAGCACTTTCGACCTCATCTGAAGCATTGTTGAATTCCAATCGGCAATTAGAATCTTTAACCACCGCAATCAAAGCAGGAAGACAGTTACAGCAACTTGATCAGCCTTGGAATTCGATTCCAATTGATGTGAGAACAAGCGCGATCGCATCTCTACAGCAATCTTTCTCACGCACTCAAGAAGCCAATCGGCTCAGCGGTCACACTCAAGCGGTGAATGATGTTCGCATGAGTTCTGACGGTCAACTGATCGCAACCGTCGGCAATGATAACTTAGTTAAGCTTTGGAATCGAGAAGGGCAATTGATTCGAGATTTAACTGGACATAGCGATCGCGTTCTTGCCGTTGCCTTTAGTCCTGACAATCAACGCATTGCAACTTCTAGCGCTGATAAAACGATTAAGTTTTGGAATCGAGACGGAGCATTGATTCAAACCCTTAGCGGTCATGAAGATTGGGTCACTGCGATTCAGTTTAGTTCAGACAATCGATCGCTGATTTCTAGCAGCAGAGATAGCACGATCAAGCTGTGGAATTTAGAGAAGTTCAAAGAAGTTCAGACATGGCGAGGACACAAAGGATGGGTAAATAGTGTGAGCTTCGGACAAGGGAATGAATTCGTTTCCGCTGGTGAAGATGGCACTGTAAAATTTTGGCGAACGGATCGATCAAATGCTCTCAAAAGCTTCACCGTTCACAAAGAGGGTGTAACCAGTGTGGTGATCGCTCCGAATGGTCAATCGTTCCTCACGAGCGGAGACAATGCTGCAAAGCTTTGGACGCTTAATGGCAAAGAGATTGCTGCGTTTGAAGGACATCGCGATCGCGTGAATACCGCAAGTTATAGCCCGGATGGAAAAACGATCGCAACCGGATCAGTCGATCGAACGATTCGACTTTGGAACCTCAAAGGTGAACTACTCGAAACCATTCAGGGGCACGAAGGAACGATCACCCACATTAGTTTTAGTCCGGCTGGCACTCAACTCTTAAGCGCTAGTACTGATAAAACGGCTCGAATCTGGCAGGTCAATCCTGTACCTCGATTGAACACGGGATTTTCAGCAATGAGTGTGAGTGCAGATGGAAGAATTATTGCGATCGCGGCTCCAGACAATACAATCCAACTGCAAAACAGCACTGATTTTCTACTGCTCACAGGTCACACGGCTCCCATTACCCAAGTTCAAATCAGTCCTGATGATTCCTTACTCATTTCTGCTAGTGCCGATAAAACCATTCGACTCTGGAACATCAGCACCGGGGAATTGATTAGAACTATTGCCGGACACAATGAGCGCGTCACGGCTCTCAGCTTCAGTCCCGATCGAGAAAGTTTCGCTTCCGCCAGCACCGATCGCACGATCAAAATCTGGAGCATCGAAGGAGACTTACGCACCATCTTGCAAGGACATACTAATGAAGTCACAACGATCGCTTACAGTTCAACGGGACAACTCGCTTCAGGCAGTGCTGATAACACTGTGCGACTGTGGGATATCGATCGCAGAACTTCCACAATTTTAGGAAAGCACAACGGAATTGTTTCAGCCCTCGCTTTTAGTCCAGATGGAAAAACTCTCGCTTCTGCCAGTCGAGATAGCACCATCCAGCTTTGGTCAGTCGAGGATGCCAAACTGCGTCGAACATTAACCGGACACAGTAGCAGTGTAAATACGCTGAGCTTTAATCAAGATGGATCAGTACTAGCATCCGGTAGCGATGACACTTCAATTCGACTCTGGAATCCTGAAACGGGCGATCCAGTCGCAGCCCTCGTTGGAACTCAAGATCGTGTGGTGAGTGTTGTATTTCAGCCTGATGAACTTTTAAGCACAAGCGATCGATTAGGATTAACCCGCTGGAATCTAAACTTGAATAGCTTGATTGATCAAAGCTGCGATCGCGCTCGATTTTATCTGCGATCGCAATCCTCGAACCTTTGCAATTGA